In Halomarina salina, one DNA window encodes the following:
- a CDS encoding molybdopterin molybdotransferase MoeA yields the protein MTDVRDAGFKSVTRVADARRRLLDAATPHERTDSVVTADAAGRALATDVTATTDVPHYRRAAMDGWAVRASDTFGAGDRSPAILRADAAGADSVAPETAVRVHTGSALPEGADAVVMIEETDRFGDDVEVFDAVAQGENVSPVGEDVTEGEHLFDAGHRLRASDLGLLRSTGVRTVEVYDAPDIAVIPTGEELVTADPEPGEVVETNGLTVSRLVEGWGGSARYRDVVTDDRDSLAEAIERDLDADVVVTTGGSSVGERDLLPAVVDDLGEVLVHGVALQPGHPGGLGMVEGTPVVMLPGYPVACIVNAVQFLRPLLKHVGHLPDAPHPTREARLDRKIRSEVGVRTFVRVRLSETTDGEAASEDEEASDGDDDTADLPTATPTRAGGAGVLSSVALSDGWVVVPESREGVPAGETVTVADWEFQP from the coding sequence ATGACCGACGTACGCGACGCCGGGTTCAAATCCGTCACCCGCGTCGCCGACGCGCGCCGCCGCCTCCTCGACGCGGCGACGCCACACGAGCGGACCGACTCCGTAGTCACCGCGGACGCGGCCGGACGCGCGCTCGCCACCGACGTGACGGCGACCACGGACGTCCCCCACTACCGCCGGGCAGCGATGGACGGCTGGGCCGTCCGTGCCAGCGACACGTTCGGCGCCGGCGACCGCTCTCCCGCCATCCTCCGGGCCGACGCCGCTGGGGCGGACTCCGTCGCCCCCGAGACGGCGGTGCGCGTCCACACGGGGAGCGCACTCCCCGAGGGCGCGGACGCGGTGGTGATGATAGAGGAGACCGACCGCTTCGGCGACGACGTCGAGGTGTTCGACGCCGTCGCGCAGGGCGAGAACGTCTCGCCCGTCGGCGAGGACGTGACCGAGGGCGAGCACCTGTTCGACGCGGGCCACCGCCTCCGCGCCTCGGACCTCGGTCTGCTCCGCTCGACCGGCGTGCGGACCGTCGAGGTGTACGACGCACCCGATATCGCCGTGATTCCGACCGGCGAGGAACTTGTGACGGCCGACCCCGAACCGGGCGAGGTGGTCGAGACGAACGGCCTCACCGTCTCCCGACTCGTCGAGGGATGGGGCGGGAGCGCGCGGTACCGCGACGTGGTGACCGACGACCGCGACTCGCTCGCGGAGGCCATCGAGCGGGACCTGGACGCCGACGTGGTCGTGACGACCGGTGGCTCGTCGGTCGGCGAACGCGACCTGCTCCCCGCGGTCGTCGACGACCTCGGCGAGGTGCTCGTCCACGGCGTCGCGCTGCAACCGGGCCACCCCGGCGGACTCGGGATGGTCGAGGGGACGCCCGTCGTGATGCTACCGGGCTACCCGGTCGCCTGCATCGTCAACGCGGTGCAGTTCCTCCGACCGCTCCTGAAGCACGTCGGGCACCTCCCGGACGCGCCCCACCCGACCCGCGAGGCACGACTGGACCGGAAGATACGGAGCGAGGTGGGCGTGCGGACGTTCGTCCGGGTCCGACTCTCCGAGACGACTGACGGCGAGGCGGCGAGCGAGGACGAGGAAGCGAGCGACGGTGACGACGACACTGCCGACCTCCCGACCGCGACGCCGACGCGTGCCGGCGGGGCAGGAGTGCTCTCGTCGGTCGCGCTCTCGGACGGGTGGGTAGTGGTCCCCGAGTCCCGCGAGGGCGTCCCGGCAGGGGAAACGGTGACGGTGGCGGACTGGGAGTTCCAGCCATGA
- a CDS encoding molybdopterin biosynthesis protein, protein MRKEFRDLAPPEAAHEAIASLDLSGGTESVPLREARGRVLAERIDAVLDVPGFDRASVDGYALRAHDTFGADEADPATLDLVGVVDAGERPDVTVGDGECAEISTGAVVPDGANAVVMVEQTDHVASGGDDDYATIEVRTSVAPGDRIMFAGADVAAGERALGPGTRLTTREVGLLSALGVDEVPVRAPPRVGIVSTGDELVRPGEPLDSGAGQIYDVNSYSVAAGVEEAGGEAVLYPHAGDDYDAMERLLREAAEECDLVLSSGSTSASAVDVIYRVIDEQGDLLLHGVAVKPGKPMLVGRLEGSAYVGLPGYPVSALTIFRTFVAPAIRRAAGVPEPRTATVAGRMASEERYTEGRLRLMPVGLVEAGDDETIEDTDVGGETLVYPVDKGSGATTSLVEADGLVEMHPDTERLDAGEAVEVRLFSPDVRVPSVVGVGEDDPALSRLLDRLDAPRYLGLGSREGLRRLRNGVPDLAVTTTSGDPEFPTADLGAWTREWGLVVPDGNPEDVSGLADLVDRDLRFANRASASGLRTSLGEALADLADERGASRHDLVSAIDGFEAGRRAHESPPRAMMAGHADVALGLRATAASLGLGFVPVDTETVRVLGNPDRVEKSGVEAVAAQVAGLDELLDELPGYGRPD, encoded by the coding sequence ATGAGGAAGGAGTTCCGCGACCTCGCACCCCCCGAGGCCGCTCACGAGGCAATCGCGTCGCTCGACCTGTCGGGCGGAACCGAGTCGGTGCCGCTCCGGGAAGCCCGGGGACGCGTCCTCGCGGAGCGAATCGACGCCGTCCTGGACGTGCCGGGGTTCGACCGCGCGAGCGTCGACGGCTACGCCCTTCGCGCCCACGACACGTTCGGCGCGGACGAGGCAGACCCCGCCACGCTCGACCTCGTGGGCGTCGTCGACGCCGGCGAGCGACCCGACGTGACCGTCGGCGACGGCGAGTGCGCCGAGATATCGACCGGTGCGGTCGTCCCCGACGGCGCGAACGCGGTGGTGATGGTCGAGCAGACCGACCACGTGGCGAGCGGGGGCGACGACGACTACGCTACCATCGAGGTCCGAACGAGCGTCGCCCCCGGCGACCGCATCATGTTCGCCGGGGCTGACGTGGCCGCTGGCGAACGGGCACTCGGTCCAGGGACGCGACTCACGACCCGCGAAGTGGGTCTGCTATCGGCGCTCGGTGTCGACGAGGTGCCGGTCCGCGCCCCGCCGCGCGTCGGCATCGTCTCGACGGGCGACGAACTCGTCCGCCCCGGCGAACCGCTCGACTCCGGCGCGGGCCAGATATACGACGTGAACAGCTACTCCGTCGCCGCGGGCGTCGAGGAGGCGGGCGGCGAGGCCGTCCTCTACCCCCACGCAGGAGACGACTACGACGCGATGGAGCGCCTGCTCCGCGAAGCCGCCGAGGAGTGCGACCTCGTGCTCTCCTCCGGCTCCACGAGCGCGAGCGCCGTCGACGTCATCTACCGCGTCATCGACGAGCAGGGCGACCTCCTGCTCCACGGCGTCGCCGTCAAACCGGGGAAACCGATGCTCGTGGGGCGGTTAGAAGGTAGCGCGTACGTCGGCCTGCCGGGCTATCCGGTGAGCGCACTCACCATCTTCCGGACGTTCGTCGCGCCCGCGATTCGTCGTGCGGCGGGCGTCCCGGAACCGCGAACGGCGACCGTCGCCGGGCGGATGGCCAGCGAGGAACGCTACACAGAGGGCCGACTCCGACTGATGCCCGTCGGACTGGTCGAGGCGGGCGACGACGAGACCATCGAGGACACCGACGTCGGCGGCGAGACGCTCGTCTACCCCGTCGACAAGGGCTCCGGCGCGACGACGAGTCTCGTCGAGGCCGACGGTCTGGTGGAGATGCACCCCGACACGGAGCGACTGGACGCGGGCGAAGCCGTCGAGGTACGCCTGTTCTCACCCGACGTGCGCGTCCCGAGCGTCGTCGGCGTCGGCGAGGACGACCCCGCGCTGTCGCGTCTCCTCGACCGGCTCGACGCGCCGCGCTACCTCGGACTCGGCAGTCGGGAGGGCCTGCGCCGCCTTCGGAACGGCGTCCCCGACCTCGCGGTGACGACGACGAGCGGCGACCCGGAGTTCCCGACGGCCGACCTCGGCGCGTGGACCCGCGAGTGGGGCCTCGTCGTGCCCGACGGGAACCCCGAGGACGTGTCGGGGCTGGCGGACCTCGTCGACCGTGACCTCCGGTTCGCCAACCGCGCGAGCGCATCCGGCCTCCGCACGTCGCTCGGCGAGGCGCTGGCCGACCTCGCGGACGAACGCGGCGCGTCGCGCCACGACCTCGTCTCCGCCATCGACGGATTCGAGGCGGGGCGACGCGCCCACGAGAGTCCGCCGCGGGCGATGATGGCCGGCCACGCCGACGTCGCCCTCGGCCTGCGCGCGACGGCCGCGTCGCTCGGTCTCGGGTTCGTTCCGGTGGACACGGAGACGGTCCGCGTGCTCGGGAATCCGGATCGGGTCGAGAAGTCGGGCGTCGAGGCGGTCGCCGCGCAGGTCGCGGGACTGGACGAGCTGCTCGACGAACTTCCGGGCTACGGGCGACCGGACTGA
- a CDS encoding HAD family hydrolase, whose protein sequence is MSPSTTYDFWLLDLDGTLIDVEPTYVRDVMAEVGDRIGHSFTERESELLWHGLGGSRDDLLRTWGYDPQAFWSVFHDVEDPIARAEHSFVYDDAVRFVAGIDAPVGLVTHSQQYLADAALSTLDIGDWFDTVVCCDDELGWKPDPAPLHLAMSNLGVGSGLANGSERGVLVGDGPQDVGAAWNAGLDGIHVERHGHERRGSCVLGDRRVSDLTEIRPVAADGGTEQ, encoded by the coding sequence ATGTCTCCCTCCACCACCTACGACTTCTGGCTGCTCGACCTCGACGGGACGCTCATCGACGTCGAACCGACCTACGTCCGCGACGTGATGGCCGAGGTCGGCGACCGCATCGGCCACTCGTTCACCGAGCGGGAGTCGGAACTGCTCTGGCACGGCCTCGGCGGGTCGCGCGACGACCTCCTCCGAACCTGGGGGTACGACCCGCAGGCGTTCTGGTCGGTGTTCCACGACGTCGAGGACCCCATCGCCCGTGCGGAGCACTCGTTCGTCTACGACGACGCGGTACGGTTCGTCGCCGGCATCGACGCACCCGTCGGACTCGTCACCCACTCCCAGCAGTACCTCGCGGACGCCGCGCTCTCGACGCTCGACATCGGCGACTGGTTCGACACCGTCGTCTGCTGTGACGACGAACTGGGCTGGAAGCCCGACCCCGCGCCGCTCCACCTCGCCATGTCGAACCTCGGCGTCGGCAGCGGCCTCGCGAACGGGAGCGAGCGCGGCGTCCTCGTCGGCGACGGACCACAGGACGTCGGCGCGGCGTGGAACGCGGGTCTCGACGGCATCCACGTCGAGCGCCACGGCCACGAGCGCCGGGGGTCGTGCGTGCTCGGCGACCGCCGGGTGAGCGACCTCACCGAGATTCGACCCGTCGCGGCCGACGGCGGTACCGAACAGTAG
- the lwrS gene encoding LWR-salt protein codes for MNAAYVFRVRFHLDPAPDVDVSPERFETTMERSAAEPGQSGWLFFRDNLWRGEVNEPSYQREQAEAALGVPVDAVEFRELRTDREYRDALEAAIADELDSGTATFGNAETVERVVTNYLGSSVHVRPEDT; via the coding sequence ATGAACGCCGCCTACGTCTTCCGCGTACGGTTCCACCTCGACCCGGCGCCGGATGTCGACGTCTCGCCCGAGCGGTTCGAGACGACGATGGAGCGTTCGGCCGCAGAACCGGGCCAGTCCGGCTGGCTGTTCTTCCGTGACAACCTCTGGCGTGGCGAGGTCAACGAGCCGTCGTACCAGCGCGAGCAGGCGGAGGCGGCGCTCGGCGTCCCCGTCGACGCCGTCGAGTTCCGCGAACTGCGGACCGACCGCGAGTACCGCGACGCCCTGGAGGCAGCCATCGCCGACGAACTCGATTCGGGGACCGCGACGTTCGGCAACGCCGAGACCGTCGAACGCGTCGTGACGAACTACCTCGGGAGTTCCGTCCACGTGCGCCCGGAAGACACTTGA
- a CDS encoding 4a-hydroxytetrahydrobiopterin dehydratase — MADTLSDDEIESRIPDDWERDGDEIVRTYEFDSYLAGVGFAAGAGGVAQDAFHHPSITIDYGEVEVRLTSHEEGGITEKDVDLAERFDDLQ; from the coding sequence ATGGCCGACACACTGTCCGACGACGAGATCGAATCACGCATCCCCGACGACTGGGAGCGAGACGGCGACGAGATCGTCCGCACCTACGAGTTCGACTCGTACCTCGCGGGCGTCGGCTTCGCCGCGGGCGCGGGCGGCGTCGCGCAGGACGCCTTCCACCACCCGAGCATCACCATCGACTACGGCGAGGTCGAGGTGCGACTGACGAGTCACGAGGAGGGTGGCATCACCGAGAAGGACGTCGACCTCGCCGAGCGGTTCGACGACCTCCAGTAG
- a CDS encoding SDR family NAD(P)-dependent oxidoreductase has product MDEDIDLYDSLAGQVALVTGATRGIGAEVAADLADLGATVYAGARDTDDVTDAALVPVRLDVTNERTIEGAIDRVESEEGRLDVLVNNAGVYGPAGALHTVPTSGIDRTLDTNLRGPMLVTKHALPSLLVGESGRVVNVSSGSGQFSGGMSTGRGPYAVSKAGLNALTAYLHAEYGPELVANAVCPGWVRTDMGGPGATRSVEAGAETPVWLARFRPGSPGGRLWRDREVVDW; this is encoded by the coding sequence ATGGACGAGGATATCGACCTGTACGACTCGCTGGCGGGGCAGGTCGCGCTCGTGACCGGTGCGACGCGCGGCATCGGGGCCGAGGTCGCCGCCGACCTCGCGGACCTCGGCGCGACGGTGTACGCCGGCGCCCGAGACACCGACGACGTCACGGACGCGGCGCTCGTGCCGGTCAGGCTCGACGTGACCAACGAGCGGACCATCGAGGGGGCCATCGACCGCGTCGAGAGCGAGGAGGGTCGCCTCGACGTGCTGGTGAACAACGCGGGCGTCTACGGCCCGGCCGGGGCGCTCCACACCGTCCCCACGTCGGGTATCGACCGGACGCTCGACACCAACCTCAGGGGGCCGATGCTGGTGACGAAGCACGCGCTCCCGTCGTTGCTCGTCGGTGAGAGCGGCCGCGTCGTCAACGTCTCCTCGGGGTCGGGGCAGTTCTCCGGCGGGATGAGCACCGGACGCGGCCCCTACGCCGTCTCGAAGGCGGGCCTCAACGCGCTGACGGCGTATCTCCACGCCGAGTACGGTCCCGAACTCGTCGCCAACGCGGTCTGTCCGGGGTGGGTACGGACGGACATGGGCGGGCCGGGGGCGACGCGGAGCGTCGAGGCGGGAGCGGAGACGCCGGTCTGGCTGGCGCGCTTCCGACCCGGTAGCCCTGGCGGACGACTCTGGCGCGACAGGGAGGTCGTCGACTGGTGA
- a CDS encoding sodium:solute symporter family protein has protein sequence MSQPATGVSSVLSAVPLQSTLAVQTGVIGAYLVVALAVGLVAYRLSSDTAEDYYLASRTLGTVVLLFTTFATLLSAFTFFAGPNIAYSLGPEWILVMGLMDGILFAILWYVLGYKQWLVGRVHGYVTLGEMLGDRFGSRSLRVLVALVGLFWLFPYVMLQQRGAGIALESLTDGAIPYWVGAGGITLFMILYVGISGMRGVAWTDTLQGAFMLVATWAAALWVLMEVGGAGAATDALAASNPEFLALGGGAYTQQYVVSTAVSIAFGVAMFPQINQRFFAASSKRVLKRTFTLWPVLVLLLFVPAFMLGAWAQGLGIQVPEGGNVVPILLNEYTPVWFAALVVAGAIAAMMSSSDSMLLSGASYLTRDVYRPLFGRPDREAMLARGGVVVFALGSFVASLFTNQTLFVIGDTAFGGFAQMTLPVLVALYWRRTTRTGIATGIVGAQAFYLVHVAATLLPASSVPFVSGDVSLASLGATYYLGWTPQMVGILLSLVLTVGVSLVTAPADSEERAVYFEGLRAD, from the coding sequence ATGAGCCAGCCAGCGACCGGGGTGTCGTCCGTACTCTCGGCCGTTCCGCTCCAGTCCACGCTCGCGGTCCAGACGGGCGTCATCGGCGCGTACCTGGTCGTCGCGCTCGCCGTCGGCCTCGTCGCCTACCGACTCAGCTCCGATACCGCCGAGGACTACTACCTCGCCTCGCGGACGCTCGGCACGGTCGTCCTGCTGTTCACGACGTTCGCGACGCTGCTGTCGGCGTTCACCTTCTTCGCGGGGCCGAACATCGCCTACTCGCTCGGCCCCGAGTGGATACTCGTCATGGGGTTGATGGACGGCATCCTGTTCGCCATCCTCTGGTACGTGCTGGGCTACAAGCAGTGGCTCGTCGGGCGCGTCCACGGCTACGTCACGCTCGGCGAGATGCTCGGCGACCGGTTCGGGTCGCGCAGCCTCCGCGTCCTCGTCGCCCTCGTGGGTCTGTTCTGGCTGTTCCCGTACGTGATGCTCCAGCAACGCGGCGCGGGCATCGCCCTCGAATCGCTGACCGACGGCGCGATCCCCTACTGGGTCGGCGCGGGCGGTATCACGCTGTTCATGATACTGTACGTCGGCATCAGCGGGATGCGCGGCGTCGCGTGGACCGACACGCTGCAGGGCGCGTTCATGCTCGTCGCGACGTGGGCCGCCGCGCTGTGGGTGCTGATGGAGGTTGGTGGCGCGGGCGCGGCGACCGACGCTCTCGCCGCGAGCAACCCCGAGTTCCTCGCACTCGGTGGCGGCGCGTACACCCAGCAGTACGTCGTCTCGACGGCGGTGAGCATCGCCTTCGGCGTCGCGATGTTCCCGCAGATCAACCAGCGGTTCTTCGCCGCGTCGTCGAAGCGCGTCCTCAAGCGGACGTTCACGCTCTGGCCCGTCCTCGTCCTGCTGCTGTTCGTCCCGGCGTTCATGCTCGGCGCGTGGGCGCAGGGCCTCGGCATCCAGGTTCCCGAGGGCGGCAACGTCGTCCCCATCCTGCTCAACGAGTACACGCCGGTCTGGTTCGCGGCGCTCGTCGTCGCCGGGGCCATCGCCGCGATGATGAGTTCCAGCGACTCGATGCTCCTCTCGGGCGCGTCGTACCTCACGCGGGACGTCTACCGGCCCCTCTTCGGGCGACCGGACCGCGAGGCGATGCTCGCCCGCGGCGGCGTCGTCGTGTTCGCCCTCGGGTCGTTCGTCGCCTCGCTCTTCACCAACCAGACGCTGTTCGTCATCGGCGACACGGCGTTCGGCGGCTTCGCGCAGATGACGCTCCCGGTGCTCGTCGCACTGTACTGGCGGCGGACGACCCGTACCGGTATCGCGACGGGCATCGTCGGCGCACAGGCGTTCTACCTCGTCCACGTCGCCGCGACGCTCCTCCCCGCCTCCAGCGTCCCGTTCGTCTCCGGGGACGTGTCGCTCGCCTCGCTCGGCGCGACGTACTACCTCGGCTGGACCCCCCAGATGGTCGGCATCCTGCTCTCGCTCGTCCTCACCGTCGGCGTGAGTCTCGTCACGGCCCCCGCCGACAGCGAGGAGCGCGCCGTCTACTTCGAGGGGCTGCGCGCGGACTGA
- a CDS encoding DUF3311 domain-containing protein yields MIRRTERLLWPVAMALLVVFAVPWFLWRDSTVVAGLPLWLWWHVGWMVLASGVFALFARRAWGIGIESPDDTHPDSSRGDRV; encoded by the coding sequence ATGATCCGTCGAACCGAGCGGCTCCTGTGGCCCGTCGCCATGGCCCTGCTGGTCGTCTTCGCCGTCCCGTGGTTCCTGTGGCGAGACAGCACCGTCGTCGCCGGACTCCCGCTGTGGCTCTGGTGGCACGTCGGCTGGATGGTCCTCGCGTCGGGCGTGTTCGCCCTGTTCGCGCGCCGGGCGTGGGGCATCGGTATCGAGTCGCCCGACGACACGCACCCCGACAGCTCACGGGGTGACCGCGTATGA
- the dnaG gene encoding DNA primase DnaG, whose product MQDTAKYLIHADITAEGVVERSDVVGAIFGQTEGLLGDDLDLRDLQDSSKVGRIDVSVDSQNGQSFGTVTIASGLDQVETAILGASLETIERVGPCRATISVDRIEDVRAAKRRAVVERAKELLGEAFDGSMLTSDELVEEVRRAIRVDDITTYEGFPAGPRVHDSDAIIVVEGRADVLTLLRYGVKNAIAVEGTNVPDAVADLTHERIVTAFLDGDRGGDLILKELAQVGEVDYVAVTPAGQSVEDLGRADVMRALRQKVPYDSVAGADSAREAVESDTTSSDDAPERSDTDPTQRTDAAPSTERQSVSDGGDSRVASAPTERTAAVESTDSTASAGAPVVAAGEGESVVDAVQGSASTASPATEGAPAEADTGTGEESTGGDATDRGDAADDDEPLAVPETLRGHVRAVVADGSGTARLLDEEMGVVGESPAEEAFDAVRDAETVPFALVLDAELPQRVLDVCAQRGVENVVPRSVGEFVKRPASVRVRTAERLLAREY is encoded by the coding sequence ATGCAAGACACCGCGAAATACCTCATCCACGCCGACATCACGGCCGAGGGGGTGGTCGAGCGGTCGGACGTCGTCGGGGCCATCTTCGGGCAGACCGAGGGCCTGCTTGGCGACGACCTCGACCTGCGCGACCTGCAGGACTCCTCGAAGGTCGGTCGCATCGACGTCTCCGTCGACTCGCAGAACGGGCAGTCGTTCGGTACCGTCACCATCGCCAGCGGTCTCGACCAGGTCGAGACGGCCATCCTCGGCGCGTCGCTGGAGACCATCGAACGCGTCGGACCGTGTCGCGCGACCATCTCCGTCGACCGCATCGAGGACGTACGGGCAGCGAAACGTCGCGCCGTCGTCGAGCGCGCCAAGGAACTGCTCGGCGAGGCGTTCGACGGGTCGATGCTCACCAGCGACGAACTCGTCGAGGAGGTCCGCCGGGCCATCCGCGTCGACGACATCACGACCTACGAGGGCTTCCCGGCGGGGCCGCGCGTCCACGACTCCGACGCCATCATCGTCGTCGAGGGTCGCGCGGACGTGCTGACGCTCCTGCGCTACGGCGTCAAGAACGCCATCGCCGTCGAGGGGACGAACGTCCCCGACGCCGTCGCCGACCTCACCCACGAACGCATCGTCACCGCCTTCCTCGACGGCGACCGGGGCGGCGACCTCATCCTGAAGGAACTCGCGCAGGTCGGCGAGGTGGACTACGTCGCCGTCACGCCCGCGGGCCAGAGCGTCGAGGACCTCGGCCGCGCCGACGTGATGCGGGCGCTCCGTCAGAAGGTGCCCTACGACTCCGTCGCCGGGGCGGACAGCGCCCGCGAGGCCGTCGAGAGCGACACCACTTCGTCAGACGACGCGCCGGAGCGGTCGGACACCGACCCGACTCAGCGCACCGACGCGGCACCGAGCACCGAGCGACAGAGCGTCTCCGACGGCGGCGACAGTCGGGTCGCGTCGGCACCGACCGAGCGCACCGCGGCGGTCGAGTCGACGGACTCCACGGCCAGCGCTGGCGCGCCGGTCGTCGCCGCCGGAGAGGGGGAGTCCGTCGTCGACGCCGTCCAGGGGAGCGCGTCGACGGCGTCGCCAGCGACGGAGGGAGCGCCCGCCGAGGCCGACACCGGGACCGGAGAGGAGTCGACCGGTGGCGACGCGACCGACAGAGGCGACGCGGCGGACGACGACGAACCACTCGCCGTCCCGGAGACGCTCCGTGGCCACGTCCGCGCCGTCGTCGCCGACGGGAGCGGGACGGCCCGGTTGCTCGACGAGGAGATGGGCGTCGTCGGCGAGTCGCCCGCCGAGGAGGCGTTCGACGCCGTCCGCGACGCCGAGACGGTGCCGTTCGCGCTCGTCCTCGACGCGGAACTGCCACAGCGCGTCCTCGATGTCTGCGCCCAGCGCGGCGTCGAGAACGTCGTCCCTCGCTCCGTCGGCGAGTTCGTCAAGCGGCCGGCGAGCGTCCGGGTCCGCACCGCCGAACGCCTGCTCGCCCGCGAGTACTGA
- a CDS encoding FAD-binding oxidoreductase, with amino-acid sequence MEVKQHDAIEAAAEELPLVAEECVVTQVTAMDDERHDAVADAVATLLDAHNEDDLLESGSWGPDPIDWTQVREALDPNSGSTLAAKLDKLQTRDERPYPMLVEIRFDPDAPFDFAPGQYLTLRYQGISRPYSIASSPNEDDIALCIRHVPDGHLTPKLCEGLETEESVEVRGPNGDFLLNDPSRRDVVFLATGTGAAPFYSMITYLFQEGDDEFEGDRRDVWLFLGSSWKDDIPYMDEFEALDEAHENFHFVPTCSRETYLSDWEGETAYVQHTLMKYLEHGVVSDDVEESLAASSEEEPVYDIDARIDPANIEAYACGVSAMAYGLVDVAEAIGVPELHVHVEGFG; translated from the coding sequence ATGGAGGTCAAACAGCACGACGCCATCGAGGCCGCCGCCGAGGAACTGCCGCTCGTGGCCGAGGAGTGCGTCGTGACCCAGGTGACCGCGATGGACGACGAGCGCCACGACGCCGTGGCCGACGCCGTCGCGACGCTGCTCGACGCGCACAACGAGGACGACCTGCTGGAGTCGGGGTCGTGGGGACCGGACCCCATCGACTGGACGCAGGTCCGGGAGGCGCTCGACCCCAACTCGGGGAGCACGCTGGCGGCCAAACTCGACAAACTCCAGACGCGCGACGAACGCCCCTACCCGATGCTCGTCGAGATTCGCTTCGACCCCGACGCCCCCTTCGACTTCGCCCCCGGACAGTACCTCACGCTGCGCTACCAGGGCATCTCGCGGCCGTACTCCATCGCCAGTTCGCCCAACGAGGACGACATCGCGCTCTGTATCCGGCACGTCCCCGACGGTCACCTCACGCCGAAGCTGTGTGAGGGGCTTGAGACCGAGGAGTCCGTCGAGGTCCGCGGCCCGAACGGTGACTTCCTCCTCAACGACCCGTCGCGCCGCGACGTGGTGTTCCTCGCGACGGGCACCGGCGCGGCCCCGTTCTACTCGATGATCACGTACCTCTTCCAGGAGGGCGACGACGAGTTCGAGGGCGACCGCCGCGACGTCTGGCTGTTCCTCGGCTCCTCGTGGAAGGACGACATCCCGTACATGGACGAGTTCGAGGCACTCGACGAGGCACACGAGAACTTCCACTTCGTCCCGACCTGCTCGCGCGAGACGTACCTCTCGGACTGGGAGGGCGAGACGGCGTACGTCCAGCACACGCTGATGAAGTACCTCGAACACGGCGTCGTCTCCGACGACGTCGAGGAGTCGCTGGCCGCCTCCTCCGAGGAGGAACCGGTGTACGATATCGACGCGCGCATCGACCCGGCGAACATCGAGGCGTACGCCTGCGGCGTGAGCGCGATGGCGTACGGTCTCGTCGACGTGGCAGAGGCCATCGGCGTGCCGGAGCTACACGTCCACGTCGAAGGGTTCGGATAG